The Streptomyces sp. HUAS CB01 genome has a segment encoding these proteins:
- a CDS encoding WXG100 family type VII secretion target — MSQGQRLSDQQVIQLEKQLFEKFNSIKGQLQQIQGTIDSLEGQWKGIGAGAFNTKQQEINTSMVRLGNILAKFLEAMSTSRKIKDGTEDDVRAAVQAINVDLGVGTSAAPKSGLAGL, encoded by the coding sequence GTGTCACAGGGCCAGCGGCTTTCAGACCAGCAAGTCATTCAGCTCGAGAAGCAGCTTTTCGAGAAGTTCAATTCGATCAAGGGCCAGCTGCAGCAGATCCAGGGCACGATCGACAGCCTCGAGGGCCAGTGGAAGGGCATCGGTGCCGGTGCCTTCAACACGAAGCAGCAGGAAATCAACACCTCGATGGTGCGTCTCGGCAACATCCTGGCGAAGTTCCTCGAGGCGATGAGCACCTCGAGGAAGATCAAGGACGGCACGGAGGACGACGTCCGCGCCGCCGTGCAGGCCATCAACGTCGACCTCGGTGTCGGCACCAGCGCCGCCCCCAAGTCGGGCCTCGCCGGCCTCTAG
- the eccD gene encoding type VII secretion integral membrane protein EccD has translation MTASAAATGTGQPAPATPSGGGTGFCRITVVAPDGRVDVALPEDIALADLYPEILRLSGQSPAEGAPVGYHLVRRDGTVLDSARSLLSQRILDGELLSLRPFADSLPPAVFDDVSDAVASAVARDRTLWTDGLMRGAGLLGGSALLVLLAFVLWSADPRHDTHGLPGVLAAVAGVLLLALACVRARVYTDRGSAVALGIGSMANAAVAGAGLLPVASGQGIGRLQFLLACAAVLVVSVILTMVAPGGDGPFVAFAFAAAVALIVTFVAITTGMEPSETAAVCSPLAVGALAFLPGLSTRFARLPVGFEPPRTAVGGYGADPAPQGPVDAERIAAQARRGHELLVGLVGGCALLAVGSAAVLGFSDDVWGQLLALATGIAMLMRAHLFRYTAQVGCALAAGLGSLVLLGLGLSLNPPTELVVAALKGDGTSLDIRTVWLSAAVAGVGAVITAIGLIVPRKGVTPFWGRFLEVAETFVLLTLVPLCLAVFGVYHSIRALTS, from the coding sequence ATGACGGCCTCAGCGGCGGCCACCGGGACGGGCCAGCCGGCTCCCGCGACTCCGTCCGGCGGCGGCACCGGGTTCTGCCGGATCACGGTCGTCGCGCCGGACGGTCGCGTCGACGTGGCGTTGCCCGAGGACATCGCCCTCGCCGATCTCTACCCGGAGATCCTGCGGCTGTCGGGGCAGAGCCCCGCCGAGGGCGCCCCGGTGGGGTACCACCTGGTCCGCCGCGACGGCACCGTGCTCGACAGCGCGCGCTCCCTGCTCTCCCAGCGCATCCTCGACGGCGAGCTGCTCTCCCTGCGGCCCTTCGCCGACTCGCTGCCTCCGGCGGTCTTCGACGACGTCTCGGACGCCGTGGCGTCCGCGGTCGCCCGCGACCGCACGCTCTGGACCGACGGTCTGATGCGCGGCGCCGGACTCCTCGGCGGCTCGGCGCTGCTCGTGCTGCTCGCCTTCGTCCTGTGGTCGGCCGACCCGCGCCACGACACACACGGTCTGCCGGGCGTCCTGGCCGCGGTCGCCGGTGTGCTGCTCCTCGCCCTCGCATGTGTGCGCGCCCGGGTGTACACGGACCGCGGGTCCGCCGTCGCCCTCGGCATCGGCTCGATGGCGAACGCCGCCGTCGCCGGGGCCGGCCTGCTGCCGGTGGCGTCCGGCCAGGGCATCGGGCGGCTGCAGTTCCTGCTCGCGTGCGCCGCCGTGCTGGTGGTCTCGGTGATCCTGACGATGGTCGCCCCCGGCGGGGACGGGCCCTTCGTGGCGTTCGCCTTCGCCGCCGCCGTCGCCCTGATCGTCACCTTCGTCGCGATCACGACGGGGATGGAGCCGTCCGAGACCGCCGCGGTGTGCTCCCCGCTCGCGGTCGGGGCCCTGGCCTTCCTGCCGGGCCTGTCCACCCGCTTCGCCCGCCTCCCCGTCGGTTTCGAGCCCCCGCGCACCGCCGTCGGCGGTTACGGCGCCGACCCGGCCCCCCAGGGCCCGGTCGACGCCGAGCGCATCGCCGCCCAGGCCCGCCGCGGCCACGAACTGCTCGTCGGCCTCGTCGGCGGCTGCGCCCTGCTGGCCGTCGGCTCGGCCGCCGTGCTCGGCTTCTCCGACGACGTCTGGGGCCAGCTGCTCGCCCTGGCCACCGGCATCGCCATGCTGATGCGCGCCCATCTGTTCCGCTACACGGCGCAGGTCGGCTGCGCCCTGGCGGCCGGCCTGGGCTCGCTGGTCCTGCTCGGGCTCGGACTGTCCCTGAACCCGCCCACGGAGCTGGTCGTCGCCGCCCTGAAGGGTGACGGCACGAGCCTCGACATCCGTACGGTGTGGCTGTCCGCCGCGGTCGCCGGCGTCGGCGCAGTGATCACCGCCATCGGGCTGATCGTCCCGCGCAAGGGCGTCACCCCCTTCTGGGGCCGCTTCCTGGAGGTCGCGGAGACGTTCGTCCTGCTCACGCTCGTACCGCTGTGCCTGGCCGTGTTCGGCGTGTACCACTCCATCCGCGCGCTGACGTCCTGA
- the rpsO gene encoding 30S ribosomal protein S15, with protein MSLDAATKKQIMSEFGTKEGDTGSPEVQVALLSRRISDLTEHLKTHKHDHHSRRGLLILVGQRRRLLQYLAKKDIQRFRTLVDRLGIRRGAAGAK; from the coding sequence GTGTCTCTCGACGCCGCCACGAAGAAGCAGATCATGTCCGAGTTCGGCACCAAGGAGGGCGACACCGGTTCCCCCGAGGTCCAGGTCGCACTGCTCTCCCGCCGCATCTCGGACCTGACCGAGCACCTCAAGACCCACAAGCACGACCACCACTCCCGCCGTGGTCTGCTGATCCTGGTCGGCCAGCGCCGCCGGCTGCTGCAGTACCTGGCCAAGAAGGACATCCAGCGCTTCCGTACGCTGGTCGACCGCCTCGGCATCCGCCGCGGTGCCGCCGGCGCCAAGTAA
- a CDS encoding WXG100 family type VII secretion target: MGMNSGDELVVKYDGLDLAATTLGNQAKKLEEDLREIKTAMATVAAGWEGEAHNAYVQEQVKWDKEAADIHRALMQIGQVVANAGGDYMGGDKKAASYFA, from the coding sequence ATGGGCATGAACTCGGGAGACGAGCTCGTCGTCAAGTACGACGGCCTGGACCTGGCCGCGACCACGCTCGGCAACCAGGCCAAGAAGCTCGAGGAAGACCTGCGGGAGATCAAGACGGCCATGGCCACCGTTGCCGCGGGCTGGGAGGGCGAGGCTCACAACGCCTACGTCCAGGAGCAGGTGAAGTGGGACAAGGAGGCCGCGGACATCCACCGCGCCCTCATGCAGATCGGCCAGGTCGTGGCGAACGCGGGCGGCGATTACATGGGCGGCGACAAGAAGGCCGCCAGCTACTTCGCCTGA
- the eccCa gene encoding type VII secretion protein EccCa, whose product MSQIVVKRPPRVLPSEVPGEQVQLQPPPELPRGQQEGALMQLLPMLGMGGSVVFFFMTPNPIMRIMGMVMIASTVAMAIAMLVRYRRGTQGELAGLRRDYLKYLTQTRRTVLRTARLQRDAQYYLHPSPEQLWALVAEGSRVWERRVADDDFGQVRIGLGSQQLATPLVAPDTAPVDELEPLTAGAMQKFITAHSTLDGLPMAVSLRAFYHLTVSGEPESVRSAARAMVGSLASLHSPEDLVVAIAADPAAAEHWEWAKWLPHVQAQGPGDGAGSRRLITTDARDLQDMLASRLEGRPRFQGPQNPLLDQPHLVVVLDGRSVPPMSPLAAAEGLQGVTLIEIVPGEMNAPRGGLSVVVHPDSLRLESGHGLVYDGTPDRLSVEAAEALARQLAPLRVAMGGDDDEPLLANLEFTDLLNLGDAASVDVSRTWRPRSQAERLRVPIGVGEDGSPVMLDLKEAAQEGMGPHGLCVGATGSGKSELLRTLVLGLAVTHSSETLNFVLADFKGGATFAGMSQMPHVAAVITNLADDLTLVDRMGDSIRGELNRRQEMLRDAGNYANIHDYEKARAAGAPLQPIPSLVLVIDEFSELLTAKPDFIEMFVQIGRIGRSLGVHLLLASQRLEEGRLRGLETYLSYRVGLRTFSAAESRAAIGVPDAYHLPNVPGSGYLKFGTDEMVRFKAAYVSGVYRANGQQAVTPGGPLPVDRRPVPFTAAPVPVSYVESAVRAPVPEARGAEDDALADSVLDVIVRRLEGRGAEAHQVWLPPLDNPPPLDELLPGLGPVEGRGLTQPGFENAGKLVVPLGVVDKPFEQRRDVLYRDFSGAAGHMQIVGGPQSGKSTLLRTIIAGFALTHTPHEVQFYGLDFGGGGLSSIAGLPHVGGVASRLDPEKVRRTVAEVYGIMTRREEYFRSAGVDSIATYRRLRARGDISVADQPWGDVFLVIDGWGNFRTDYEGLESAVVDMAVRGLGYGIHVILTASRSMDVRSNIKDQLMNRLELRLGDTMDSEVDRKIAMNVPPGVPGRGLVPEKLHFMASVPRIDGIHSDSDLSEATTAMVQEVSRHWTGATAPKVRLLPRELPGHQLPAGFAEPGRGVSFAIDENNLEPVFANFERDPFFLVFGESESGKSNLLRLLIKQLTERYDANAAKFFVIDNRRGLLDVTPASHLAEYVPMSNNMDHHVDALADLMQRRAPSADVTAQQLRDRSWWQGPDVFVVVDDYDLVSTSSGNPLAKLTEQLPFARDVGVRFIIARNAAGASRAAYEPFLQRMMELGAQGLLLSGDPTEGEVLGARMRPMPPGRGIFVSRQRGKPLVQTGWLGEPR is encoded by the coding sequence GTGAGTCAGATCGTCGTCAAGCGCCCACCACGGGTCCTGCCGTCCGAAGTGCCCGGAGAGCAGGTGCAGCTGCAACCACCGCCCGAGCTGCCGAGAGGGCAGCAGGAGGGCGCGCTCATGCAGTTGCTGCCGATGCTCGGCATGGGCGGTTCCGTCGTCTTCTTCTTCATGACGCCGAACCCCATCATGCGGATCATGGGCATGGTGATGATCGCGTCCACCGTGGCGATGGCGATCGCCATGCTGGTGCGCTACCGGCGAGGCACCCAGGGAGAGCTCGCCGGACTGCGGCGGGACTACCTCAAGTACCTGACGCAGACCCGGCGTACGGTCCTCAGGACCGCTCGGCTGCAGCGCGACGCCCAGTACTACCTGCACCCGTCGCCCGAGCAGCTGTGGGCGCTCGTGGCCGAGGGCAGCCGGGTGTGGGAACGCCGGGTCGCCGACGACGACTTCGGTCAGGTGCGCATCGGGCTCGGCAGCCAGCAGCTGGCGACTCCCCTGGTGGCGCCGGACACGGCGCCCGTGGACGAGCTGGAGCCGCTGACCGCGGGCGCGATGCAGAAGTTCATCACGGCGCACAGCACACTGGACGGCCTGCCGATGGCCGTGTCCCTGCGGGCCTTCTACCACCTGACCGTGAGCGGGGAGCCCGAGTCGGTGCGCTCCGCGGCGCGGGCGATGGTCGGTTCGCTCGCCTCCCTGCACTCCCCCGAGGACCTGGTCGTCGCGATCGCGGCCGACCCCGCGGCGGCGGAGCACTGGGAGTGGGCCAAGTGGCTCCCGCACGTGCAGGCCCAGGGCCCTGGCGACGGCGCGGGCAGCCGGCGCCTCATCACCACCGACGCCCGCGACCTGCAGGACATGCTCGCGAGCCGACTCGAAGGACGCCCGCGCTTCCAGGGCCCTCAGAACCCGCTGCTCGACCAGCCCCACCTCGTCGTCGTCCTCGACGGCCGCTCCGTGCCCCCGATGTCGCCGCTGGCCGCCGCCGAGGGCCTGCAGGGCGTGACGCTGATCGAGATCGTCCCGGGGGAGATGAACGCCCCGCGCGGCGGACTGTCGGTCGTCGTGCACCCGGACTCCCTGCGGCTGGAGTCGGGGCACGGCCTGGTGTACGACGGCACTCCCGACCGGCTGAGCGTCGAGGCCGCCGAGGCGCTCGCCCGGCAACTCGCCCCGCTGCGGGTCGCCATGGGCGGGGACGACGACGAACCGCTGCTGGCCAACCTCGAGTTCACGGATCTGCTCAACCTCGGCGACGCCGCCTCGGTGGACGTCAGCCGCACCTGGCGGCCCCGTTCGCAGGCCGAGCGGCTGCGGGTGCCGATCGGTGTGGGCGAGGACGGCTCGCCGGTCATGCTCGACCTGAAGGAGGCCGCGCAGGAGGGCATGGGTCCGCACGGTCTGTGCGTCGGCGCGACCGGTTCCGGCAAGTCCGAGCTGCTGCGCACCCTGGTGCTCGGTCTCGCCGTGACGCACTCGTCGGAGACCCTCAACTTCGTCCTCGCGGACTTCAAGGGCGGCGCGACCTTCGCCGGAATGTCGCAGATGCCGCACGTGGCCGCGGTGATCACCAACCTGGCGGACGACCTCACCCTGGTCGACCGGATGGGCGACTCCATCCGCGGCGAGCTGAACCGCCGGCAGGAGATGCTCCGCGACGCCGGCAACTACGCCAACATCCACGACTACGAGAAGGCGCGGGCCGCGGGCGCGCCGCTGCAGCCCATCCCGTCACTCGTGCTCGTCATCGACGAGTTCAGTGAACTGCTCACCGCCAAGCCCGACTTCATCGAGATGTTCGTCCAGATCGGCCGCATCGGCCGATCCCTCGGCGTCCATCTGCTGCTGGCGTCGCAGCGCCTGGAGGAGGGGCGGCTGCGCGGCCTGGAGACGTACCTGTCGTACCGGGTCGGTCTGCGGACTTTCTCGGCGGCCGAGTCGCGTGCCGCGATCGGCGTGCCGGACGCGTACCACCTGCCCAACGTCCCCGGCTCGGGCTATCTGAAGTTCGGCACCGACGAGATGGTGCGCTTCAAGGCGGCGTACGTCTCCGGGGTGTACCGGGCGAACGGACAGCAGGCGGTCACCCCGGGCGGCCCGCTGCCCGTGGACCGCAGGCCCGTGCCGTTCACCGCCGCTCCCGTGCCGGTCAGCTACGTCGAGTCGGCGGTGCGGGCGCCGGTGCCCGAGGCGCGCGGTGCCGAGGACGACGCGCTCGCCGACTCGGTGCTCGACGTGATCGTGAGGCGGCTCGAGGGCCGCGGCGCGGAGGCCCACCAGGTGTGGCTGCCGCCGCTGGACAACCCACCCCCGCTGGACGAACTCCTGCCGGGTCTGGGGCCGGTGGAGGGACGGGGGCTGACGCAGCCGGGCTTCGAGAACGCGGGCAAGCTCGTCGTCCCGCTCGGCGTCGTCGACAAGCCGTTCGAGCAGCGCCGTGACGTGCTCTACCGGGACTTCTCCGGCGCGGCGGGCCACATGCAGATCGTCGGCGGCCCGCAGTCCGGCAAGTCGACGCTGCTGCGGACGATCATCGCGGGCTTCGCGCTCACCCACACCCCGCACGAAGTGCAGTTCTACGGCCTCGACTTCGGCGGCGGCGGTCTGTCGTCGATCGCCGGCCTGCCGCACGTGGGGGGTGTCGCCTCACGTCTCGACCCGGAGAAGGTCCGGCGGACGGTGGCCGAGGTGTACGGCATCATGACGCGCCGCGAGGAGTACTTCCGCAGCGCGGGCGTCGACTCCATCGCCACCTACCGCAGGCTCCGGGCCCGCGGCGACATCTCCGTGGCGGACCAGCCGTGGGGGGACGTGTTCCTGGTGATCGACGGGTGGGGGAACTTCCGTACGGACTACGAGGGGCTGGAGTCGGCGGTCGTCGACATGGCGGTGCGCGGGCTGGGCTACGGGATCCACGTCATCCTGACGGCGTCCCGGTCGATGGACGTGCGCTCCAACATCAAGGACCAGCTGATGAACCGCCTGGAACTCCGTCTGGGCGACACCATGGACTCCGAGGTGGATCGCAAGATCGCCATGAACGTGCCGCCGGGAGTGCCCGGTCGCGGTCTGGTTCCCGAGAAGCTGCACTTCATGGCGTCGGTGCCGCGCATCGACGGAATCCATTCCGACAGCGATCTGTCCGAAGCGACCACCGCGATGGTGCAGGAGGTCAGCCGCCACTGGACCGGCGCCACCGCCCCGAAGGTCCGTCTGCTCCCGCGCGAGCTCCCCGGTCACCAGCTCCCGGCAGGGTTCGCCGAGCCCGGTCGCGGAGTGTCCTTCGCGATCGACGAGAACAACCTGGAACCGGTCTTCGCCAACTTCGAGCGCGATCCGTTCTTCCTGGTGTTCGGTGAGAGCGAGTCCGGCAAGTCGAACCTGCTGCGTCTGCTCATCAAGCAGTTGACGGAGCGGTACGACGCGAACGCCGCCAAGTTCTTCGTGATCGACAACCGGCGCGGCCTGCTCGACGTCACCCCCGCCTCGCACCTGGCCGAGTACGTGCCGATGTCGAACAACATGGACCACCACGTCGACGCGCTGGCGGATCTGATGCAGCGTCGCGCGCCGTCCGCCGATGTCACGGCACAGCAGCTCCGCGACCGGAGCTGGTGGCAGGGCCCGGACGTGTTCGTGGTCGTCGACGACTACGACCTCGTTTCCACGTCGAGCGGGAACCCGCTGGCCAAGCTCACCGAGCAGCTGCCCTTCGCGCGTGACGTCGGTGTCCGCTTCATCATCGCGCGCAACGCGGCGGGTGCGAGCCGCGCGGCGTACGAGCCGTTCCTGCAGCGGATGATGGAACTCGGTGCCCAGGGCCTGCTGCTCTCCGGCGACCCGACGGAGGGCGAGGTGCTCGGCGCCCGCATGCGGCCCATGCCTCCGGGACGCGGCATCTTCGTGTCCCGCCAGCGAGGGAAGCCGCTGGTCCAGACGGGCTGGTTGGGCGAGCCCCGGTGA
- a CDS encoding S8 family serine peptidase codes for MTAGTRRMWSRASRRALAFTVALAGACATALMGTAPVAVAADMRSKQWYLDAMHAEEIWKKTTGEGITVAVIDTGVNSSTPSLKGKVLKGLDTTGVKGEATDDYTGHGTTMAELIAGSGEGGGLKGLAPGAKILPLRVSNTKLQNKESVNAYDERDAIRAAADSDAQIISMSFGSEFMTRENIEAVKYAESKGKLFLAAVGNSAKKGNKPSYPANYPEVAGVAATDRNGRVAEYSQHGDFVDIAAPGNDIPAYWCDSTFTRYCEGDGGTSAANALASASAALIWSAHPDWTANQVLRVMFESAARPEGSKDGTLSNYLGHGIVRPNAHITRGLGKPGDPNLSPLTNKRTAGGSSAGSAAPSAPAASEASNGGSKSDAVVAGSSKTADGSSQRGLVLGGAAVVVVLAAGAFAVIRKCLTRRQGRRARKELHPTLSLTLSQTGESQRNSSDN; via the coding sequence ATGACAGCAGGGACGAGGCGAATGTGGAGTCGCGCCTCACGGCGGGCTCTCGCATTCACTGTGGCATTGGCCGGAGCATGCGCCACCGCCCTGATGGGTACAGCCCCGGTCGCTGTCGCGGCGGACATGCGCTCCAAGCAGTGGTACCTGGACGCGATGCACGCCGAGGAGATCTGGAAGAAGACGACCGGCGAGGGCATCACCGTTGCTGTGATCGACACAGGAGTGAACTCCTCGACACCTTCCCTGAAGGGCAAGGTCCTGAAAGGGCTTGACACGACAGGTGTCAAGGGCGAAGCAACGGACGACTACACCGGTCATGGCACGACCATGGCCGAGCTCATCGCCGGTTCGGGCGAGGGCGGTGGCCTGAAGGGGCTCGCCCCCGGCGCGAAGATCCTGCCTCTGCGGGTGTCCAACACCAAGCTGCAGAACAAGGAATCAGTGAACGCCTATGACGAGCGCGATGCCATTCGAGCCGCCGCGGACAGTGATGCGCAGATCATCAGCATGTCCTTCGGAAGCGAGTTCATGACCCGGGAGAACATCGAGGCGGTGAAGTATGCTGAAAGCAAAGGTAAGTTGTTCCTCGCCGCTGTTGGGAACAGCGCGAAGAAGGGCAACAAGCCGAGCTACCCCGCCAACTATCCAGAGGTCGCCGGCGTCGCCGCCACGGACAGGAATGGGCGTGTCGCCGAATACTCCCAGCACGGTGATTTCGTCGATATCGCTGCTCCCGGCAACGATATCCCGGCGTATTGGTGCGATTCCACCTTCACCCGGTACTGCGAGGGCGACGGCGGTACCAGTGCTGCCAACGCCCTCGCCTCCGCCTCCGCCGCGCTGATCTGGTCCGCCCACCCCGACTGGACCGCCAACCAGGTCCTCCGCGTCATGTTCGAGAGTGCGGCTCGGCCCGAGGGTTCCAAGGACGGCACCCTCAGCAACTACCTCGGCCACGGAATCGTCCGCCCCAACGCGCACATCACCCGCGGTCTCGGCAAGCCGGGCGACCCCAATCTCAGCCCGCTGACCAACAAGCGGACCGCAGGTGGCTCCTCCGCCGGCTCAGCCGCCCCGTCGGCACCAGCCGCGTCCGAGGCTTCCAATGGCGGGTCGAAGTCGGACGCCGTTGTCGCTGGGTCCAGCAAGACCGCCGACGGCAGCAGCCAGAGGGGCCTCGTTCTCGGAGGAGCCGCAGTCGTCGTAGTCCTCGCGGCCGGCGCCTTCGCCGTCATCCGCAAGTGCCTGACCCGACGCCAGGGCCGTAGAGCCCGTAAAGAACTTCACCCCACATTGAGCCTCACTTTGTCACAGACTGGTGAGTCCCAACGCAACTCGTCAGACAACTAG
- a CDS encoding S8 family serine peptidase: MAARISRAWAVPAWRRVACTLAVAGACSVGVAPTATAADLESKQWYLKAMHADEIWKKTTGEGIKVAVIDSGVNSATPSLQGQVLKGLDATEAPGEATDDYEGHGTTMAELIAGTGKGGGIRGLAPGAKIIPMRVATKAFPKNVKVNEWDEVVAMRAAADSDAQIISVSIGNEFVSEREREAIKYAQSKGKLVFAAAGNSAKKGNKPSYPAKYDEVVAVGAIDRDGRVGDYSHHSEIVDIAAPGTDIPYWCDSTFTRYCDGGEGTSQAAALASASAALIWSAHPDWTANQVLRVMFESAGRGEEWKDNSKSQYLGHGVVRPNAHITRGLGRPGAPDLSPLTNEKTGGAPAGSAAPSAPTASDAPKGGSKSDAVAAGSSKTADGGSQTGLILGGVAVVVVLATGAFAVIRKRRTT; the protein is encoded by the coding sequence ATGGCAGCTAGAATAAGCCGAGCATGGGCGGTGCCCGCCTGGCGTCGTGTCGCATGCACACTGGCCGTGGCTGGGGCATGCTCCGTGGGCGTGGCGCCGACTGCTACTGCGGCAGACCTCGAGTCCAAGCAGTGGTACCTGAAGGCAATGCACGCCGATGAGATCTGGAAGAAGACCACCGGCGAAGGAATCAAAGTTGCTGTCATCGACTCGGGCGTGAACTCGGCAACGCCGTCCTTGCAGGGCCAGGTACTGAAGGGACTTGACGCCACGGAGGCGCCTGGTGAAGCCACTGACGACTACGAGGGTCATGGCACGACCATGGCTGAGTTGATCGCTGGCACTGGAAAAGGCGGCGGTATCCGCGGCCTGGCGCCTGGCGCAAAGATCATTCCAATGCGAGTCGCCACCAAGGCCTTTCCTAAGAACGTCAAGGTGAACGAGTGGGACGAGGTGGTTGCCATGAGAGCTGCCGCCGACAGCGATGCTCAGATCATCAGCGTCTCGATTGGCAATGAATTCGTGTCTGAACGAGAACGCGAGGCAATCAAGTACGCGCAGAGCAAGGGCAAGTTGGTCTTCGCTGCTGCAGGGAATTCGGCCAAGAAGGGCAACAAGCCGAGCTATCCTGCCAAGTACGACGAAGTGGTCGCGGTCGGTGCCATCGATCGCGATGGACGAGTCGGTGACTACTCACACCACAGCGAGATTGTCGACATCGCTGCTCCCGGCACTGACATCCCCTACTGGTGCGATTCCACCTTCACTCGCTACTGCGACGGCGGTGAGGGCACCAGTCAGGCTGCAGCTCTCGCCTCCGCCTCCGCCGCGTTGATCTGGTCCGCTCACCCGGACTGGACCGCCAACCAGGTCCTGCGCGTCATGTTCGAAAGCGCGGGCCGCGGCGAGGAATGGAAGGACAATTCCAAGAGCCAGTACCTCGGCCACGGAGTTGTGCGCCCCAACGCCCACATCACCCGCGGTCTCGGCAGGCCCGGCGCTCCGGACCTCAGCCCGCTGACCAACGAGAAGACCGGTGGAGCCCCCGCCGGCTCCGCCGCTCCGTCGGCACCGACCGCGTCCGATGCTCCCAAGGGCGGATCGAAGTCGGACGCCGTTGCTGCAGGATCCAGCAAGACCGCAGACGGCGGCAGCCAGACAGGTCTCATTCTCGGAGGCGTCGCAGTCGTCGTGGTCCTCGCAACCGGCGCCTTCGCCGTCATCCGCAAGCGTCGTACCACCTGA